A DNA window from Chryseobacterium scophthalmum contains the following coding sequences:
- a CDS encoding T9SS type A sorting domain-containing protein: MFKNLQSKIKRMGAGFGVLYIAVGLLNAQQWVDVGSAGSISTGGSSYNNLAIDVQGNYYVSYYDVSVTKGSVQKFNGTSWSYVGGNAGITTATATYNSLSLDTSGNVYYTNQWGYPNSGMEVRKFDGTSWSLLSLPFTDTTNYQASAVAPNGIPYVYASVGSGTVKRLVNGAWEQVGPTNIAGANPTHAEMVIGTNGKVYVCHIASGVRVFENNLTASSTDAWSLVGGASVGSAFTEGANATSDIAIGSDNTLYVIYSSTAANNRRLNVKKFDGTNWVQVGNADFGISNDLYNVSIAVTPSGKLYTVASGWAVNGGKNTVYEFDSANNTWTAFGGDFVSDGTALYNDLQYDAVNNTLVLTYSQNGVRVKRVQLPTTTPTCNNADPGMNPGDTSCVTFTYKGQQVTYTTVRGSDGKVWLQQNLGSRQVATSMADSESFGDLFQWGRWDDGHQNRNSATTTVPTINNPTGLSGITSFILGNNPAWWSTNASNDLWNGANTSAITSEVSVDPCKAIGAGWKLPSQADWVTVVSAEGMSSAANAFTSKLKLPAAGYRSQSSGGFTYVGERGYYWSGDVANSGGKYLYNSTALANPNSGGPRAQGQSIRCIKEVTTGLGTSDIKRNVIGIYPNPTNGILNIKTDSDIDKVNVTNVVGQKMNVQFSNNTINMQQLQKGVYIVELQLKNGQIISKKVIKN, translated from the coding sequence ATGTTTAAAAATTTACAATCAAAAATAAAAAGAATGGGAGCCGGATTTGGTGTCCTTTATATCGCAGTAGGTTTACTGAATGCTCAACAATGGGTTGATGTAGGTTCTGCAGGAAGTATTTCCACAGGTGGAAGTAGTTATAATAATCTGGCGATTGATGTACAGGGAAATTATTATGTTTCTTACTATGATGTTTCAGTTACAAAAGGCTCGGTTCAAAAATTTAATGGAACTTCTTGGTCATATGTTGGAGGAAATGCAGGAATTACAACTGCCACAGCAACCTATAATTCGCTTTCATTAGATACGTCAGGAAATGTATATTATACCAATCAATGGGGTTATCCCAACTCAGGAATGGAAGTAAGAAAATTTGACGGAACATCATGGAGTTTACTTTCTCTTCCATTTACAGATACAACAAATTATCAGGCATCAGCAGTGGCTCCGAATGGTATTCCGTATGTGTATGCATCTGTGGGTTCAGGAACTGTGAAAAGATTGGTTAACGGAGCTTGGGAACAAGTAGGTCCTACAAATATTGCAGGTGCAAATCCAACTCATGCAGAAATGGTTATCGGAACAAACGGAAAGGTTTATGTTTGTCATATTGCATCCGGAGTAAGAGTTTTTGAAAATAATTTAACAGCTTCTTCAACGGATGCGTGGTCTTTAGTTGGTGGAGCTTCAGTGGGTAGTGCATTCACAGAGGGTGCAAATGCAACTTCAGATATTGCAATTGGATCAGACAATACTTTGTACGTTATATATTCATCCACAGCAGCAAATAACAGAAGGCTGAATGTGAAGAAATTTGACGGAACAAACTGGGTGCAAGTTGGTAACGCCGATTTTGGAATTTCAAACGACTTGTATAATGTTTCTATTGCGGTTACTCCTTCTGGTAAACTGTACACTGTAGCAAGCGGATGGGCTGTAAATGGTGGGAAAAACACAGTTTACGAATTTGATTCAGCGAACAATACTTGGACAGCTTTTGGTGGAGATTTTGTATCAGATGGTACCGCTTTATATAATGATTTACAATATGACGCAGTAAACAATACTTTGGTCCTTACTTATTCTCAAAATGGAGTAAGAGTGAAGAGGGTTCAATTGCCTACTACAACACCTACATGTAATAACGCAGATCCCGGAATGAATCCAGGAGATACAAGCTGTGTAACTTTTACTTACAAAGGTCAGCAAGTAACTTACACGACAGTAAGAGGATCTGATGGTAAAGTTTGGCTTCAGCAAAACTTAGGAAGTAGACAAGTGGCGACTTCTATGGCAGATTCAGAATCTTTCGGTGATCTTTTCCAGTGGGGAAGATGGGATGATGGCCATCAAAACAGAAATTCTGCTACAACAACAGTTCCGACAATCAATAATCCTACAGGTCTTTCTGGTATTACATCATTTATTTTAGGAAATAATCCTGCGTGGTGGTCAACAAATGCTTCAAATGATCTTTGGAATGGAGCGAATACTTCAGCAATAACCTCAGAAGTAAGTGTTGATCCGTGTAAGGCAATCGGTGCAGGCTGGAAATTACCTTCTCAGGCAGACTGGGTTACTGTTGTAAGTGCAGAAGGGATGTCTAGTGCAGCAAATGCATTTACCAGCAAATTAAAATTACCTGCAGCAGGCTATAGAAGTCAAAGTTCAGGAGGATTCACTTATGTTGGTGAAAGAGGATATTATTGGAGCGGAGATGTAGCCAATTCTGGGGGGAAATATTTATATAATTCTACAGCTTTGGCTAATCCAAATTCTGGTGGACCAAGAGCTCAGGGTCAATCGATAAGATGTATAAAAGAGGTTACTACAGGCTTAGGAACTTCAGATATCAAAAGAAATGTTATTGGAATTTACCCCAATCCTACGAACGGAATTTTAAATATTAAAACAGATTCTGATATCGATAAAGTAAACGTTACCAATGTTGTAGGACAAAAAATGAATGTACAGTTTTCAAATAATACAATCAATATGCAACAGCTTCAGAAAGGAGTTTATATTGTTGAATTACAATTGAAAAATGGGCAGATAATTTCTAAAAAAGTAATTAAAAACTAA
- a CDS encoding NHL repeat-containing protein, which translates to MFRNLYSSVAKLCLSVFVLSIASSDFVKAQQWQNVGSSANVSAGGSSYNNLVIDNVGNYYLSYYDVSVQKGSVQKFNGTSWSYVGGSPGITSSYATFNSLSINSTGTDLYYTNQGNGLEVRKFNGTSWTQLASPTTSTINYHASAVAPSGTLFTYSTQSSGIVKRLVNGAWEQVGNAGFSNGAAFAEMVIGTNNKVYTCNVASGVRVYENTTTATTSDNWNLVGGSIVDASSSGEQYTSDIAIDNNNNLYVAYVSNSANSRKVNVKKFNGISWEQVGNAYFSSGGVQHVAIAVTSAGKPYVVASRWEDDNFLKNTAYQLDIATNTWSTFGGNFISDDEATYNDLVVDNVNNFLVLAYSQDFTKVKRISIAPSTPVCNNTDPGTNPGDVGCVTFNYRGQSVTYTTVRGTDGKIWLQQNLGSTKVATSLTDSDAYGDLFQWGRWDDGHQLRNSSLSATAPSPNNPSGLNGGNAAFHSAAYNSSSNFWSGGTDSDTWTAENASAATATKGADPCKAIGLDWRLPTVGEIDAAMTAENISEYNSALSSHLKLIPAGMKDYSGIFSPGTRLYLWSSSASPYTGSGQHLYISGFQLYLTAQAEMRECL; encoded by the coding sequence ATGTTTAGAAATTTATATTCTTCAGTTGCAAAACTCTGTTTAAGTGTTTTTGTGCTATCGATTGCATCAAGTGATTTTGTAAAAGCTCAACAATGGCAAAATGTGGGCTCATCAGCGAATGTTTCTGCAGGCGGAAGCAGTTATAATAATTTAGTGATTGATAATGTAGGGAACTATTATCTTTCGTATTATGATGTTTCAGTTCAGAAAGGTTCAGTTCAGAAATTTAACGGAACTTCATGGTCTTATGTGGGAGGAAGTCCAGGAATTACCTCAAGTTATGCAACTTTCAATTCATTATCGATTAATTCTACGGGAACAGATCTTTATTATACCAATCAAGGAAATGGTTTAGAAGTTCGTAAGTTTAACGGTACTTCTTGGACACAATTGGCAAGCCCGACAACTTCAACGATTAATTATCACGCTTCAGCGGTTGCTCCGTCTGGAACATTGTTTACGTACAGCACTCAAAGTTCAGGAATTGTAAAAAGATTGGTGAATGGAGCTTGGGAACAAGTTGGAAATGCTGGTTTTTCTAATGGAGCCGCATTTGCGGAAATGGTCATTGGCACAAATAATAAAGTGTATACTTGTAATGTAGCGAGTGGAGTAAGGGTTTATGAAAATACAACAACCGCTACAACTTCTGATAATTGGAACTTGGTAGGTGGAAGTATTGTAGATGCATCGTCATCAGGTGAACAGTATACTTCGGATATTGCAATCGATAACAATAACAATTTGTATGTTGCCTATGTCTCAAACTCTGCAAATTCTAGAAAAGTAAATGTAAAGAAATTCAACGGCATTAGTTGGGAGCAGGTTGGGAATGCTTATTTTTCATCAGGAGGAGTTCAGCATGTTGCAATTGCAGTAACATCTGCAGGGAAACCTTATGTTGTAGCAAGTCGTTGGGAAGATGATAATTTTCTGAAAAACACTGCCTATCAATTAGATATAGCTACCAATACTTGGTCTACGTTTGGGGGTAATTTTATTTCTGATGATGAAGCTACTTATAACGATTTGGTGGTTGATAATGTAAATAATTTTCTTGTTTTAGCTTATTCTCAGGATTTTACAAAGGTTAAAAGAATTTCTATTGCCCCTTCAACTCCGGTTTGTAATAATACAGATCCGGGAACCAATCCGGGAGATGTTGGTTGTGTAACCTTTAACTATAGAGGTCAATCGGTCACTTACACTACGGTAAGAGGAACGGATGGTAAAATCTGGCTTCAGCAAAATTTAGGAAGTACAAAGGTGGCAACTTCACTTACAGATTCAGATGCATATGGAGATCTTTTCCAATGGGGAAGATGGGATGATGGTCATCAGCTGAGAAATTCATCTTTATCAGCTACAGCTCCTTCACCAAATAATCCTTCAGGGTTAAATGGAGGAAATGCAGCTTTCCATTCTGCGGCATATAATTCGTCTTCAAACTTTTGGTCTGGAGGAACTGATTCTGATACCTGGACCGCAGAAAACGCTTCCGCTGCAACGGCAACAAAGGGGGCAGACCCTTGTAAAGCAATCGGCTTAGACTGGAGACTTCCAACCGTTGGGGAAATTGACGCAGCTATGACCGCAGAAAATATTTCAGAATATAATTCGGCACTTTCAAGTCATTTAAAACTGATTCCTGCAGGAATGAAGGATTATAGCGGTATTTTCTCTCCTGGAACACGACTTTATCTTTGGTCTTCATCAGCATCACCATATACAGGATCTGGTCAACATTTATATATCAGTGGATTTCAACTTTATCTAACAGCGCAAGCAGAGATGCGGGAATGTCTGTAA
- a CDS encoding T9SS type A sorting domain-containing protein: protein MSVRCIKDVTTGLGTSEIKKVTIGVYPNPTNGILNIKTDSEVNAVNVTNVVGQRLKIQYSNNQINMQNLPSGVYIVEMILKNGQKISKKVIKN from the coding sequence ATGTCTGTAAGATGTATAAAAGATGTTACCACCGGATTGGGAACTTCAGAAATTAAAAAAGTAACCATCGGAGTTTATCCTAACCCAACCAATGGAATTTTAAATATTAAAACAGATTCTGAAGTTAATGCCGTAAACGTAACCAATGTTGTCGGGCAAAGATTGAAAATTCAGTATTCGAATAATCAAATTAATATGCAAAACTTACCAAGTGGAGTTTATATTGTAGAAATGATATTGAAAAACGGACAAAAAATTTCTAAGAAAGTAATTAAAAACTAA